In the genome of Cryptomeria japonica chromosome 8, Sugi_1.0, whole genome shotgun sequence, one region contains:
- the LOC131857680 gene encoding uncharacterized protein LOC131857680, which yields MEYLAKWAEERALSNNSALSTAKFIYEQIITRYDIPIQLMSDRGGHFVNHVVKLLTMQFKIFHSLSSPYYLRANGQAEATNKILVSMIYKSYGVEQEDWEEKLVLWAYRST from the coding sequence ATGGAATATCTTGCGAAGTGGGCTGAGGAGCGAGCACTGTCAAACAACTCAGCTTTGAGTACAGCCAAGTTCATTTATGAACAAATTATTACAAGGTACGACATCCCAATCCAATTGATGAGTGATCGTGGTGGGCACTTTGTGAATCATGTGGTCAAGCTGCTCACGATGCAATTCAAGATCTTTCATTCCTTGTCAAGCCCATACTATTTGAGGGCCAATGGGCAGGCAGAGGCGACTAACAAAATACTAGTATCGATGATCTATAAGTCCTATGGAGTTGAACAGGAAGACTGGGAGGAGAAGTTGGTACTATGGGCATACAGGAGCACCTAA
- the LOC131079478 gene encoding xanthotoxin 5-hydroxylase CYP82C4: MGTEEAIAIVIAVAAILVIAKLLRNRNRNLLPPQPPSWPITGHLHLLKKKQPLHRTLFSVAGRYGPITYLQLGFRPAIVVSSSKLAKECLTAKDKIFASRPSILASRLMGYDFKVLPWLPYGPYWRDLRKICTLQLLSAHRIQSLKHVRMEEVSALVSSLFQASQLQGASGDMKARLFQLTFNIILRMVASKSIRGPPGSGDSEDMLKFKDLIEETFLLVGSFSLGDYLPFLQLFDGGIRGAMMNAQKKRDDYMQRLVNDHRQTRRAHEDLIDVLIATTDKDDTLSKDKDTVVKASAIAMITAGTDTSATTIEWALSALLQHPHILSKVQEELDTHIGRDRLIDESDLPKLTYLQAIIKETFRLYPAAPLMIPHESMEACNVGGFDVPTGTRLLVNVWAIHRDPAVWERPTEFDPGRFLKSQTEIDVKGQHFELLPFGSGRRMCPGLNLGLTVVSYALARLLHSFEWSVPPGTTIDMREGLGLTMPKAIPLEAIIKPRLPLHLY, encoded by the exons ATGGGCACAGAGGAAGCCATTGCTATAGTTATAGCTGTTGCAGCAATACTAGTGATTGCAAAACTGTTGAGAAACAGAAACAGAAATCTTTTGCCCCCTCAGCCACCATCATGGCCCATAACAGGGCATCTCCATTTGCTCAAGAAAAAGCAGCCCCTTCATCGTACTCTGTTTTCTGTTGCAGGGCGCTATGGACCCATCACCTATCTCCAGCTTGGCTTCCGCCCAGCTATAGTAGTTTCCTCTTCCAAGCTCGCAAAAGAGTGTCTTACAGCAAAAGATAAGATCTTTGCCTCACGGCCCAGCATTTTAGCATCAAGGCTCATGGGGTATGACTTCAAGGTCCTCCCATGGCTTCCATACGGTCCATACTGGCGTGACCTTCGCAAAATCTGCACTCTGCAACTCTTGTCTGCTCACAGAATCCAGTCCCTAAAGCATGTCCGAATGGAAGAAGTTTCTGCTTTGGTTTCCTCGCTGTTTCAGGCTTCCCAGCTTCAGGGCGCCTCTGGAGACATGAAAGCCCGGCTTTTTCAGTTGACATTCAATATAATATTGCGTATGGTTGCCAGCAAAAGCATCAGGGGACCTCCTGGTTCGGGGGATTCAGAGGATATGTTGAAGTTTAAGGATTTGATTGAAGAGACTTTCTTGCTTGTTGGGTCGTTTAGTTTGGGAGATTATCTGCCGTTTCTCCAGTTGTTTGATGGGGGTATCAGAGGGGCTATGATGAATGCGCAGAAGAAAAGAGATGATTATATGCAGAGGTTGGTGAATGATCATCGCCAGACGCGGAGGGCCCATGAGGATTTGATTGATGTGCTCATTGCTACCACAGACAAGGATGATACTCTCTCCAAGGATAAGGACACTGTGGTCAAGGCCTCTGCTATT GCCATGATAACAGCAGGTACCGACACATCCGCAACGACCATTGAATGGGCACTATCAGCTCTATTGCAGCATCCACACATTTTGAGCAAAGTCCAAGAAGAGCTAGACACACATATTGGACGAGATCGATTAATAGATGAATCAGACCTACCCAAGCTAACATATTTGCAAGCAATTATAAAGGAAACATTTAGGCTTTATCCAGCAGCGCCACTTATGATTCCCCATGAATCTATGGAGGCATGCAATGTAGGAGGGTTTGATGTCCCCACAGGAACACGACTATTGGTGAATGTTTGGGCAATTCATAGGGACCCTGCAGTGTGGGAGCGACCCACAGAGTTCGATCCTGGACGGTTTTTGAAGAGCCAGACAGAAATTGATGTAAAAGGGCAACACTTTGAATTGCTTCCATTTGGGTCAGGGAGGAGAATGTGTCCAGGATTGAATCTTGGATTGACTGTGGTTTCCTATGCATTGGCACGCTTGCTTCATAGCTTTGAGTGGAGTGTTCCACCAGGCACTACAATTGACATGAGAGAGGGATTGGGACTTACAATGCCCAAGGCAATTCCATTAGAGGCTATCATTAAACCTCGCCTTCCTCTCCACCTTTACtag